Genomic window (Chryseobacterium bernardetii):
TACAAACAATGTTCTCCTGTGTTGGAATCCTTTGAAACATAGATGAAACCTCAATAATCACTTCATTCTCTACGAAAAAATGTGTTGTTACTTCATTTCCGTTAAAATCATTTACAAATGAACGGGCCAAACCGCTATCCAGGATATAGTATTCATTGGCCATCTTTCCTTCCTCAAGAATAAAATCACCTTTCTGAAAAGACTTTTTTTCATGGGCCTGAAATATTTCATCAAGTTCTTCCTGAAGAAAAAACGGAAAATCATAGCATATCTCAAGAGATTTGTGAGTCATTTGGTCAATTTTTTTAAGAGTTTAAAAATAAAATTTTTAATTGAATTAATAGCAATAATTATTAAACAAAATATTCTAATCTCGATTTAACACCATTTATCCTACTGAATTTATGACAACTTAACAAAAACAAATTATTAAACAGCAGTTTGATTATAGAAATATACCACCCCATCAAGGACTCTTTACATTTTCAACACCTCTCCGGTGGAGGGGATGATTATACAGATGTTTATTGTGAAGCCGCTAAGATTGGGGAGAAAATTGAGCCTGGTTGATGTTCTACTTTAATCAGAATAAAGAAAGTTGGATTGGTTTAGGCGGGGAAGGTTTTTGAGCATCTTCCATCACGGTTTTTCCGCCAAAACGCCATGAATTCTGACGTTCTTCTTCAATAATATCCCGGATATCAAAATCCGGAGTAAAATCTTTCTCGGCTTTGGTAACAATTTGATGAAGCTTATTTAAAGTATTCAGCTTATCAGAATTTCCAAGTTTTGATTTTTCAATTCCTTTCCTTAAAATACTGATGCTTTCATCATATACCTTGGTAGGAACCGGGAACGGATGTCCATCTTTTCCTCCATGAGCAAAGGAAAACCTTGCAGGATCAGTAAATCTTGAAGGGGCCCCATGAATAACCTCGCTTACTAAAGCCAGAGACTGCATGGTTCTAGGCCCTACTCCTTCCAGCATCAGCAGGTCTTCAAAATTTTGTGGCTGCTGTTCACGGGTGATATACAAAAGTGCACCAAGCCGCTTAAGATCTACATCAGAAGCCTGCACGTCGTGATGAGCAGGAAGTATTAATCTGGAAAAATCTTTCATCACATTTATAGAATCCGTGTGAGAAATATCCAGAATCCCTTTTCTGTTCCCTGCTGCTTCGGAATCAGTAAGATTCAGAATACGGCCTCGTGAGATCCCGTTAATTCCGGTATGAGGTTCTTCTACAAATGAAGTTATATTTTCGGAATGCCAGTGATAACGTCTTGCCGTTCCATCAGAGTCGTGCATACCCTGTTGAATGACACTCCAATTTCCGTTGTCTGAAAGAATAAAATTGTGCAGGTACAACTGGTATCCATCCTGAATGGCGGTATTATCAACCTTAGCAGAGAGTTTACTCGCTCTTACAAGCTCATTACCATTCAACCCTGTTTTTTCAGCAATCTGAATGAGTTCTGATGGTGTTTCCCTGGAAAACTTCCCTTTACCGCCACAAATATAAAGCCCTAATGACTGGGAATTAGGATTAATGGAACGTTTCAAAGCCCCCATTACTGAAGTAGTTATGCCTGAAGAATGCCAGTCCATCCCCATAACAGCTCCGAAACTCTGAAACCAAAACGGATCAGCCAGCCTGCGAAGCACCTCGTCTTTGCCATAATCAGTAAGAATAGCTTCAACAATGGAAAGCCCCAGAACAGACATACGTTCATACAGCCATGGCGGTACTTTGCCATAGTGAAGAGGTAAATCTGCTGTTCCTGAACGTTTCATATTTCAATTTTGAAAAAACAAAGTTAGGTTTAATATTCCAAATGAATACTGATCTGAGTCAATAAAAAAACGTTTCGGAAATTGACCCCACGTATTGTTTTTTTTATGCTTTTCTGCCCCCTATTCATGGGAATGGAAGTCTAAAGCTGCATGCTTTTTATGGTCATACTTTTCATTGAAAATAATTTTATTTCCAAAAGGATCAAGTACTGTAAAAGAAACGGCGTTATAGAACGTTTTTTCAAATCTGGGACGGTTGTACTTATAGTTTTTATCGATAAGTTCTTTATGGTATTCCGCAACGCCTTCACCCCAAACGAAAATACTGCTTCCGGGACTTGCATCTCCATGATGTTCACTTAGATGAAGAATAATATTTCCTTTTTTCACCTCAATATAAGCAGGCATATTTTCTTCAAAACGATGTTCCCAGACGATTTCAAAGCCCAGCCAATCAATATAAAATTCCAGCATCTTTTGGTAATCAAAAATTCTTAGGATAGGAATGATTTGTTCTGCTTTCATAATTTGGGAATATAAAAATTTCGGAAATTGAGGCGATTAATTTTAGGGTTTGGCTAAAGCCAGATGATGGTTTATTTTTTATGAAAGCGGGCTAAAGCCCGCTCCTATTGAATTATATAACATTTTTATTGATGGGATAAAATATTAATTAATTTACCGAATGGATCTTTTACAAAAAAACGACGCACTTCCCAATCTTCATTCGTAATATCATAAACGATTTTAAAGCCTGCTTTTTTCATTTTAGCATAAATTTCCTCAATGTTATCAACTTCAATGGAAAGATCAGGAACTTCAGTGTTATTTCCACCCTGTTCTGCAAAACTGATCTGTACTTTTGCTTTCTCATCAGTTCCAAGGGTTTTGATCCAGCCATGATCCATCAGAACTTCAAGCTCTAAAATATCCTGATAAAAAAGATTTCCTTTGGTAAGATCATCCGTCTTTATATTGGCTACAATTCTTTTTACCATGTTGAATTATTTTAAAGATTTTTATGAATAAAAAAGCCTTGTAAAATCAAGTTCACAAGGCTTTCTACAAAGATTATTTCTACTATTTGTTCAATGCTGCAAGAGCTGCATCGTAATTAGGTTCGTTAGCAATTTCTGAAACCTGCTCAGTATAGACCACTTTATTGTTTTCGTCTGTAACAATTACCGCACGGCTTAAAAGGCCTTTCAACGGAGAGTCTGTAATGGTTACTTCATAATCGTCACCAAAGCTGCTTCTGAAGTCTGAAAGGGTTTCAACCTTGTCTAACCCTTCAGCAGCACAGAATCTTCCTAATGCGAACGGAAGGTCTTTAGAAACGTTGATTACGACAGTATTTTCAAGTTTTGAAGCTTCTTCATTAAATTTTCTGCTGGAAGCGGCACAGGTAGGCGTATCAATACTTGGGAAAATATTGAATACTTTCTTTTTTCCTTCAAAAGTTTCAAGGGTTTTTACATTTAATCCTGAATCCACTAAAGCAAAGTCTTTAACAGTGCTTCCTACAGCTGGTAATGTTCCTATGGTGTGTACTTCGTTTCCTTTTAAAGTGATTGTCGTTGACATAATAATTATTTTTTTAGTTTTTCAAATTTAATCAAAAAAGAAACTTTCTTTGCGAAATATAAGGTTAAATTAATCTTAAAGTGCCTATAAAAATACTGTAAGCTGATCATCAGTTTTTTAAGTAATTTCAAGTTCTAAAACTTAAATGTTGAATTTAGTATTAATTTTAACGGATCAGGAGAATAAACAACCGTTCAGATATAAAAATTATGAAAGAAGTTTTTTGCTTCTTTTTTTATTTAAAAATTCCCTAAAAAACAATCATATTTAGTAAATTTGTGGGACTTTAATTTCAAATAACAAATAACAGTATAATGTCAGAAAAATCAAAAATTTACTACACATTAACGGATGAAGCACCAATGCTGGCTACCCACTCGTTTTTACCTATTGTAAAAGCTTTCACTAAATCAGCAGATATCGAGATTGCTGTTCCGGATATTTCCCTGGCAGGCAGAATCTTAGCTAACTTTCCTGAGTTCTTAAAGGATGACCAGAAAATTGGTGATGCTTTGGCTGAATTGGGGGAATTGGCAACCCAACCGGATGCAAACATCATTAAATTACCAAATATTTCTGCTTCTGTTCCTCAATTGGATGAAGCAATTGCTGAACTACAAGGAAAAGGTTTCGCAGTACCAAACTATCCTGCAGAGCCTAAGAATGATGAAGAAAAAGCAATTAAAGCTAAATACGCAAAGGTTTTAGGAAGTGCCGTAAACCCTGTATTAAGAGAAGGAAACTCTGACAGACGTGCTCCAAAGGCTGTTAAAAACTATGCAAAAGCAAATCCTCACAGAATGGGTGATTGGGCTTCTGACAGCAAAACTGATGTAGCTCACATGAACAATGGTGATTTCTACGGAACAGAAACTTCTACAACGTTAGAAAACGCTACAAAATACAGAATCGTATTCAAAGGAAATGAAGGAGAAACAGTATTGAAAGACTTTGCAGGTCTTCAGGCTGGTGAAGTGATCGATTCTTCTGTAATGAACCTGAATGCTTTGAAAGCTTTCGTTCAGGAAGCTATTGAAGAGGCTAAGAAGAGAAATGTACTTCTTTCTGCCCACCTTAAGGCTACGATGATGAAAATCTCTGACCCTATTATTTTTGGGGCTATTGTAGAAACTTTCTTCAAAGATGTATTCACTAAATACGCTGAGACGTTCAAGTCTTTAGATATCAATCCGAATAACGGACTGGCTGATCTTTTTGAGAAAATCAAAGGAAATGCTCAGGAAGCTGACATTAAAGCCGATATTGAAAAAACTTTGGCTGAAGGACCAAGAGTGGCAATGGTAAATTCTGACAAAGGAATTACAAACTTCCACGTTCCTTCTGATATCATTGTAGATGCATCTATGGCTGCCCTTGTAAGAGGTGGAGGTAAAATGTGGAATAAAGACGGAAATGAAGAGGATACAGTTTGTATCATTCCTGACCGTTCTTACGCTGGTTTCTATCAGTCTGTCATTGATGATATGAAAGCGCATGGAAAATTAGACCCTACTACAATGGGATCTGTTCCAAACGTTGGGTTGATGGCTCAAAAAGCTGAAGAATATGGTTCTCATGATAAAACTTTCCAATTATCTGCTGACGGAACTGTAGAAGTTCAGGATGAAGCTGGGAATGTTCTTCTTTCTCAGAAAGTAGAAAAAGGGGATATCTTCAGAATGTGCCAGACTAAAGATGCTCCTATTCAGGACTGGGTAAAATTAGCGGTAAACAGAGCAAGACTTTCTGATACTCCTGCTATTTTCTGGTTGGATAAAGGAAGAGCTCACGACAGAGAGATCATCAAAAAAGTAGAAAAATATCTTGCAGATCATGATACAACTGGTCTTGACATCAGAATTCTTGATGTAAAAGATGCTATGACTGAAACGCTTAAAAGAGCCAGAGAAGGAAAAGATACAATTTCTGTTTCAGGAAACGTATTGAGAGATTACTTAACAGACCTTTTCCCAATCCTTGAACTTGGTACTTCTGCTAAAATGCTTTCTATTGTTCCATTAATGAATGGTGGCGGATTATTTGAAACAGGTGCCGGAGGTTCTGCTCCAAAACATATTGAGCAGTTCCTTGAAGAAGGATATCTAAGATGGGACTCTCTAGGTGAATTCTTAGCATTACAGGCTTCTTTAGAGCATTTGGCACAAACTCAGGGAAATACAAAATCTCAGGTTTTAGCGGATGCATTGGATGAAGCTAACGCTAAATTCTTAGCTACTGATAAATCTCCTGCAAGAAAAGTAGGTCAGATAGACAACAGAGGTTCTCACTTCTATTTAGCAATGTATTGGGCTGAAGCTTTGGCCAACCAAACTGCAGATGCTGAGTTAGCTGCTCAGTTTGCTTCGGTTGCCGCTGCTATGAAGGAAAACGAAGAAGTAATCAATGCTGAATTAATTGGCGCTCAAGGTAAATCTCAGAATATTGACGGTTACTATAAACCTGACACGTATAAAACATACGCTGCCATGAGACCAAGCACAGTTTTAAATGAAATTATTGACGGAATTTAATTTTAGAGCTCAATTCAATTAATAATACAAAAAGCCTCGCGATTGTGGACTGCCCCCAAAAAGTTAGACACTTTTTAGGGGCATTTTTTTATGTATAGAAAAGAAAAATTTAGCGTTGCTTTCAAATTAGAATGTATTAACCTCCACAAAAATTCTCATCGTTCAATTGGATCTATAGCAACAGAGAAAGGATTTAACGAAAGTAATCTACGCAAGTGGATGGGCTTTTATAATAAGTACGGAATCTCGGGTTTACAACCAAGAAGAAATAAGATCTATTCTGTGAATTTCAAGGTTAAAGTTTTAAAAACTATCGAAATAGAACATATCTCACAAAGAGAAGCATGTATCCGATTTGATATCGCAGCTCAATCTACCGTGCTGAATTGGCAAAGGGATTACGAAAAAAGTGGTATTTTAGGATTAAAGAATAAACCTAAAGGAAGGCCCTGTATTATGAGTGATTACAAGCGTAAAAAAAGAAAGTCTGATAAGCCATTGACCAGAGAAGAAGAACTTTTATTGGAAAACGAAAGATTGCGAGCTGAAATTGATTTTCTAAAAAAGTTAGACGCCTTAACTCTCAAAAAGAACAAGCAGAGGCCATCGAAGGATTAAGGCGAAA
Coding sequences:
- a CDS encoding DUF763 domain-containing protein, translated to MKRSGTADLPLHYGKVPPWLYERMSVLGLSIVEAILTDYGKDEVLRRLADPFWFQSFGAVMGMDWHSSGITTSVMGALKRSINPNSQSLGLYICGGKGKFSRETPSELIQIAEKTGLNGNELVRASKLSAKVDNTAIQDGYQLYLHNFILSDNGNWSVIQQGMHDSDGTARRYHWHSENITSFVEEPHTGINGISRGRILNLTDSEAAGNRKGILDISHTDSINVMKDFSRLILPAHHDVQASDVDLKRLGALLYITREQQPQNFEDLLMLEGVGPRTMQSLALVSEVIHGAPSRFTDPARFSFAHGGKDGHPFPVPTKVYDESISILRKGIEKSKLGNSDKLNTLNKLHQIVTKAEKDFTPDFDIRDIIEEERQNSWRFGGKTVMEDAQKPSPPKPIQLSLF
- a CDS encoding glyoxalase superfamily protein, which encodes MKAEQIIPILRIFDYQKMLEFYIDWLGFEIVWEHRFEENMPAYIEVKKGNIILHLSEHHGDASPGSSIFVWGEGVAEYHKELIDKNYKYNRPRFEKTFYNAVSFTVLDPFGNKIIFNEKYDHKKHAALDFHSHE
- a CDS encoding VOC family protein, whose product is MVKRIVANIKTDDLTKGNLFYQDILELEVLMDHGWIKTLGTDEKAKVQISFAEQGGNNTEVPDLSIEVDNIEEIYAKMKKAGFKIVYDITNEDWEVRRFFVKDPFGKLINILSHQ
- the tpx gene encoding thiol peroxidase, coding for MSTTITLKGNEVHTIGTLPAVGSTVKDFALVDSGLNVKTLETFEGKKKVFNIFPSIDTPTCAASSRKFNEEASKLENTVVINVSKDLPFALGRFCAAEGLDKVETLSDFRSSFGDDYEVTITDSPLKGLLSRAVIVTDENNKVVYTEQVSEIANEPNYDAALAALNK
- a CDS encoding NADP-dependent isocitrate dehydrogenase, whose protein sequence is MSEKSKIYYTLTDEAPMLATHSFLPIVKAFTKSADIEIAVPDISLAGRILANFPEFLKDDQKIGDALAELGELATQPDANIIKLPNISASVPQLDEAIAELQGKGFAVPNYPAEPKNDEEKAIKAKYAKVLGSAVNPVLREGNSDRRAPKAVKNYAKANPHRMGDWASDSKTDVAHMNNGDFYGTETSTTLENATKYRIVFKGNEGETVLKDFAGLQAGEVIDSSVMNLNALKAFVQEAIEEAKKRNVLLSAHLKATMMKISDPIIFGAIVETFFKDVFTKYAETFKSLDINPNNGLADLFEKIKGNAQEADIKADIEKTLAEGPRVAMVNSDKGITNFHVPSDIIVDASMAALVRGGGKMWNKDGNEEDTVCIIPDRSYAGFYQSVIDDMKAHGKLDPTTMGSVPNVGLMAQKAEEYGSHDKTFQLSADGTVEVQDEAGNVLLSQKVEKGDIFRMCQTKDAPIQDWVKLAVNRARLSDTPAIFWLDKGRAHDREIIKKVEKYLADHDTTGLDIRILDVKDAMTETLKRAREGKDTISVSGNVLRDYLTDLFPILELGTSAKMLSIVPLMNGGGLFETGAGGSAPKHIEQFLEEGYLRWDSLGEFLALQASLEHLAQTQGNTKSQVLADALDEANAKFLATDKSPARKVGQIDNRGSHFYLAMYWAEALANQTADAELAAQFASVAAAMKENEEVINAELIGAQGKSQNIDGYYKPDTYKTYAAMRPSTVLNEIIDGI
- a CDS encoding helix-turn-helix domain-containing protein, producing MYRKEKFSVAFKLECINLHKNSHRSIGSIATEKGFNESNLRKWMGFYNKYGISGLQPRRNKIYSVNFKVKVLKTIEIEHISQREACIRFDIAAQSTVLNWQRDYEKSGILGLKNKPKGRPCIMSDYKRKKRKSDKPLTREEELLLENERLRAEIDFLKKLDALTLKKNKQRPSKD